From Rhopalosiphum padi isolate XX-2018 chromosome 2, ASM2088224v1, whole genome shotgun sequence:
TGTAATAAAGAAGACGCAAATTGGCCGGGTGAAACGAATGAAAATGAAACGATTAAAATATGTTCATCTCACACTTacaagtgttaaataataatatattatatatatatatatatatatataattataattgctaTTATGTATATCGAGGGGCAGAGTCGGGCGTATACACATAGAttgatatatatcataataatgtacaGGTAGGCAGTATGGGTACAACAAGTTTATGGCGAGAATACGTTGGGCGCCGCTGCAAATATTGCCTTCACCGCCACTACCTTTACCTAAAACGGCACCTCCCACCACTACCCCGCGGATCACCATCCCTCGTGTAAAGACAACTGCTATAGCTATCGGACGCGCGCGCGCTCAACACGCACCTgttatacagaatgattcaacAACcgtgttcattattttttttcttcgataatacaaaatctgattttggagtttttaaatatacttattagagagcatattttcaaatatttgagtttttttttgtactgcTTAAGGAGTgtctgattttttaaatgataaatctctcttgtaatataatatacatattataccaaataatcaaaatcgaaattcgaaagagcagtttttgagttatttaattttgtatattgaaGGTAATGGGTCAATCATTGGGCTTTACTAGATTTTGTAtgattatttgaacattttagtaatattaatctataattcAGGGGTGGCCAAGTCGCATCTTATCGTAACattcttacaaaaaaaattttaatatgaatttatgtatgacattttttttttttttttacattttggctcttctatatttattaatatatttgtggtGGCTCACGAGTCTCTTCTCGTTGGCCACCCCTGATCTatatcgatatttattttttataaaaatggtccaagtataatgaaaatactaaatctgacttaataactattttatgtttttatcaaaccatttttgtgtattttttttatatggtaaAACATAAATTTGCTTGTATCAGCTCAAGTCAGCCCTCTAATCACAAATATTAAGAATTTGAAACAATGCAAGTCTTTAAGCATAATACCTAATcgaaaaatcagaatttgaccGATTTTATTGTCATATCAAATATAGGCAAATGAATGACCATGTTCGGCAATTcaccctgtatattattattattattgtaactatataataatatagcaatatcCGTTGTAGCCGCGCGATCCGGTTGCTCCTATCGAGCCATCGCGAGATCCGCCCTCTCTCCCTCCTCCGACAGGGCGGTCGACGATTATCGCTATAAACGCGTGGTTACCCACATATATAACGGGGACGGTGCAACGATTTAAGGGTATACGGTTCGAGTAGGTCGCGGCGTGCGCATCGCGATATCATCGTCagtatcatattgttattattattgttgttgttgctcGTAATCGTCGCGACGGCGTGAAAACAGTGCGATTCGTTTGGACGTCATGTTGAGGACCGTAGACACGGCGCATCAGTTGCAACACTATTGCGACGCGTTCGACGACCCTTTCGGCGGAACCACCGCGAGTCTGCAGTGGTACGACGACAGTGGTTACGGTTACGTCGCCGCGGAGGAACATTCGGCCGATCGTCGGTCGACGGCGTCGGCCAGCGGCGGTAGCGATAGGAGTttcggcgacggcggcggcggtgcaaACGCTGACGCGGCGGGTAGCAGAAAGCGCCGGCGGTTAGCGGCAAACGCGCGCGAGAGGCGCCGCATGAACGGCTTGAACAAAGCGTTCGACCGGCTCCGGGGCGTCGTACCCGCCGCCGACGACGAGCGCAAGCTGTCCAAATACGAAACGCTTCAGATGGCGCTGACGTACATCGTGGCCTTGCACGAACAGCTCGGCGGAACGCCATCGGTGGCCAGCGGCAGTCCGAACACTACGAAACCTCCAGCGACGAAGCCGTCCACGGCGGTCGTGCCCACGTATTACGCTGATTGTGGCGTGCCGCTGCTGTGGCCACCGGAACAGCAGTAGACGACGGTGGTAGTACGTTACGGGCCACCGTTATTGGCGCAATTTCAACTTAAAAACTGGAGGTGTCAAAGCTgcttgtatcatttttttttttttttttggacaggACTAAAAAGTCAGACTAAAAATTTCGTAAATTATGAGGGTGCTATTTTCAAAACTGTGGGCGATTATCGCACAGAAGCCCCTCGAAATTGCGCCCATGCGGGTTATGGTCGTCGATTTTTCACGAATGTATTACACCttataattaatgttgtaattttaCGGCCAACATACTTTTTCATAATCATTTTAGTATGCTTAATTATTTGTTGAGCAAAACGCACCGGgatgtcattatttatttttttcctcgtGTTTAATACTTTTTGACGCGTTTACACTCCGCCGTGTTgtacatttcaattatttacgtatgtatgaacaataatatgcaatatctGTTTTACCCCAAAAGTTAATTACGACGAGAACCCGTTTTTTGTCGACTGTTCGCCGATAAGATTCATCATTGATGACCGCTTATTACTTGTTCTcgtcgtattatattaatataatctttacttatattaaaaaaaaaaaatcatgatgtAGGTACTTTTTTAAATCCCTGGCCGACCCGTTTAAAAAATGTCACATTACTTTATGAAActctgatttaataaaatattttatatgtgtgaATGTAGTCGCATTATACCTGTACAGTTTTTAGAGTTTTTGctacattatcatattttaccaAAACGATCACactcgttttatattttattttatattgtttatacaaaaCGGGAATGGACCGTCGTATGGATATCAATgtgctgcaaaaaaaaaataaataaatttaatctatattgtaatagtatatattaataattcggACAACAAAACTTGCAAGTTACGATGcattttatacctactatattgttAGGGATTTTCCTCGGGTCGCCCGGAACATAAATTCTTACAAAACTAATATACTGCAGTATTGAACGTAGTTCATACACTATGAGTTTTATCGTTTTATGATTCTTTAACCACTActtgtttttgaaatttgaaaattataaaaaaatgtgatgcaatatttaatttcaaattatataacaatagatttattaattatttttttgcgaaaaaaaaacaaaattcgtttgtaaaatattataagttattatataaataagcgttgatttttttttcgttttgttaagattattttgagtaaattaaataatgtggtaattgttttttttttccttttacataaaatattttcaatattttgtaaattacatttatttaagactgaaaattgtaattattacattattgtaacATGTTAATAAAcgattagtttatatattacatcaatatttttttattgaaaatgcacAATAACACATATATCCTAATGAAATgctgaattaataaaatatacaatttagaatttaagCATTAAGGTATAACAATAAGACAACACAGCACCGAGCGTTTTGAAGGCATATTTTTGGCAAAGATATATTTTTCCGTTGTACACCTAATTGTTGTCTGAAGTATTTAGTATTGAagtattatattgcatattatgccatataaataaaatgtcctTAATGGTAAGTGACTTGTTTgttattatagcattatatatgtttatatgttgataaaacaaaatttgattgAAAAGAAATAGCTACTTCAAAATAACTTCCACTACAGTTTCCTGTTACTTGACGTAAGTATATgctcaataatataatgcactatgttatattacttatattataatgttttataacaggaataattttaattttcaattacacaCTAAATTAAGTAATACGTAGAATATTGTTATAACGACAAAttgctgtaaaataaatatttaaaaatacaatatttcttttactaatattaaaatacatattaaaaataataaagtatttaattggATA
This genomic window contains:
- the LOC132921210 gene encoding musculin-like, encoding MLRTVDTAHQLQHYCDAFDDPFGGTTASLQWYDDSGYGYVAAEEHSADRRSTASASGGSDRSFGDGGGGANADAAGSRKRRRLAANARERRRMNGLNKAFDRLRGVVPAADDERKLSKYETLQMALTYIVALHEQLGGTPSVASGSPNTTKPPATKPSTAVVPTYYADCGVPLLWPPEQQ